The genome window AAGTCAAAGGATATTctaattctaagtgtcacaaggtgatgaaagATACTTAGAATAGATATATGTTCATTTCtagtcttttgatcgtactataaatgGAGCTAAGTGTTGAActttgatctagttgagtctagacttagttAGATACACACTTACAGAAATCTAACACTAGGTATCTCAAAGAAGCTCTTGGGTGAGAAGTCATGAAGTTAGTGCTCAAcgtcgattgaattggatagGCCTTAAAgtttttgttctcaccggattgtctggttcTAAAGGACTTGTACTCACTGGACCTTATTCATGTTCTGAGCAGAAGCTGAATGATCTCACCGGATTGTTTGATAATGGTAAATATGTGTACCGAAGTATTTAATATAAGAGACATTTTGTGAGGAAAATTAAAGTTAAGTACACCGGATTATTTGGTGTTCAGAGAAGAtgaacatcggagcattttacaagaagttataatttttggaggaaTTGGAATTCAAGagaccggatggtccgatgttgagATGTGTAACACACTAAAGCATTTTCAGACTTGGTGTCTCAGTGCATGGAAAATGAACTTATTGGATTGTCCGATGATGTGGTATGAAGAACATTAGAGCTTTTCAGACAACGACAACTGACATTCGGTAGACCAGTTTTTGAAAAAGGTTattcaccagattatccggtgtgtacaatggTGTGTGCATTAGACTATTCGTTGTTCACAGAAAGTGTGGGTGGTTGgacaacggctagatttggacctttagcctatataccccctcactcggTTTCACTCATCTTTCTTAcaacccagaggagttcatacattgtgtgtgttatcaagaagcaagagacaACACTAAGAGTTGATTTTCATATCTCTAATGGAAGGTTAAGGACTTTATTAGTATTTTaagagtagcgagtgtgcatctagctgttgtttaggTTTGATAGGGATCAACTGAACCAGTTAGCTTATTACTCTCGGTGGTTAGCAACACCTAGTCGGTCGTGGTGATTGTAGGTATTCCCGATGAGCTCTTAAAGTTCTTGTGGAAGTACTAGAAAGAGCTTGTACTTAGTTTGATAttcgccaatccggagatgtaGAAGTGAcgatcactagtgagcacttgggtcttggtgactcaagtgAGAGCGATATACTTGTGTGGATGTTCCAACGAGGATTAGgagagagtgccaactctttaATATCTCGAAGAAAAATCGGTGTCCTTTTTTCCTACTTTCTTTCTATTCCGTAATTTACTTTTAGCATTTACTTTCATACACATTTTAATTTCGTAATTTACTCTTAAgttatatatttgtatgtttgttttttatattttagctTGCTTGTTCGAgtaattatattttctttctAGACTAAGGTTATTCTTATTTAAAAATCATTAGTTATTTTAAGATttaattagagtcctattcatCGCTATGGGGCCATTAGATACTTTCAGACGTCACGTCACATTTTGTTAGGAACGGAATAATCTCgcaaaaattttgagaaaatccATAAGAAACCATTTGTTTCTACCAGCAATCTAGGAATTCTTCAGTATTCCAAACAAGGGTGACCTAATCTAAATGCGGAGGATCCCCTGTGGCCCCCCGGCCATGTGATGGTGTGAAAACGAGAGTGTCGCACTGTAGTGTCGTGGTAAGTGGTAGCCGTGCGCGGCCGCGTCTTGGCACTTTCCTCAGGTCGCCTTTCTCTCGCGCATCTCGCTTCGTCCGGGCCTGGATCGCGGCGTCCAAATGCGaccccatctccttctcctcctcctcgccgccgccgccgccctcccgcTTCCGGCCGCGTCCCGCCAAAACCACCATGTGACCGCtcctccatcgccgccgccgccgccgccccaccTCCACGTCAAGAGTACCAGCAGCGCGCTCACTACCGCGCTCATCTCCGCCGCGTCGCTCCTAGCGCTGCTCCTGCTCTACCTCTGCGCTGCCATCGCCGTCCGCCGCTTCCGCGCGCGCGGCGCGATGGGGCGGCGGGACCCGTCGGGGATGacgggctcctcctcctccgcggctTCCCGCGCCGCAGCGTTTCTTCGTCGCCAcggcctccaccaccatcgccccgcCTTCACCTACGAGCAGCTCCGCGCCGCCACCGCTGGCTTCGACGCGGGCCGCAagctcggcgacggcgggtTCGGGACGGTGTTTCTTGCGTACCTTCCGCCCAGCGGCCGCCCCGCCGCCGTCAAGCGCCTCCACGTCCCGCCCTCCCCGTCCCCATCGttcccctccgcctccgccaccaTCACCAAGTCCTTCTGCAACGAGGTCCTCATCCTTTCCGCGCTCCGCCACCCCCACCTCGTCCGCCTCAACGGCTTCTGCGCCGACCCCCGCGCGCTCCTCCTCGTCTACGACTTCGTCCCCAACGGCACCCTCTCCCACCATCTCCACCGCCGGGTCGGCGTCACCGCCACCACGCCTCCGCCGCTCCCCTGGCGGACCCGCCTCGCCATGGCGGCCCAGATCGCGTCGGCGCTCGAGTACCTCCACTTCGGCGTCAAGCCCGCCGTCGTGCACCGTGACGTCACCTCGTCGAACATCTTCGTCGAGGCCGACATGCGCGCCCGCCTCGGCGACTTCGGCCTCTCGCGCCTCCTCGCGCCGCCGGACGCGTGCTCCACGGCTGCCGCCCGCGAGCTCGTCTGCTGTACCGCGCCGCAGGGGACACCGGGCTACCTGGACCCTGACTATCACCGTTCCTTCCAGCTCACCGAGAAGAGCGATGTGTACAGCTTCGGCGTCGTTGTGCTGGAGCTCGTCACGGGGCTGAGGCCCGTGGACGTGGGCAGGGAGCGGCGGGACGTGACGCTGGCGGACTGGGTGGTGGCCAAGATCCA of Phragmites australis chromosome 3, lpPhrAust1.1, whole genome shotgun sequence contains these proteins:
- the LOC133913556 gene encoding LEAF RUST 10 DISEASE-RESISTANCE LOCUS RECEPTOR-LIKE PROTEIN KINASE-like 1.5, yielding MRPHLLLLLLAAAAALPLPAASRQNHHVTAPPSPPPPPPHLHVKSTSSALTTALISAASLLALLLLYLCAAIAVRRFRARGAMGRRDPSGMTGSSSSAASRAAAFLRRHGLHHHRPAFTYEQLRAATAGFDAGRKLGDGGFGTVFLAYLPPSGRPAAVKRLHVPPSPSPSFPSASATITKSFCNEVLILSALRHPHLVRLNGFCADPRALLLVYDFVPNGTLSHHLHRRVGVTATTPPPLPWRTRLAMAAQIASALEYLHFGVKPAVVHRDVTSSNIFVEADMRARLGDFGLSRLLAPPDACSTAAARELVCCTAPQGTPGYLDPDYHRSFQLTEKSDVYSFGVVVLELVTGLRPVDVGRERRDVTLADWVVAKIQVGELREVVDPPVLGEGPGVMASVEAVAELAFRCVAPDKDDRPDSREVLVELSRIQTMLPELPGRKGS